Within Myxococcales bacterium, the genomic segment CAGCTACCGGGGTTCCACCCGGGTTGGGGCGGAAGCGGGTTTATGCCCGAACCGCCCGTGGCTGACAAGTCTCTTGTGTCGTCAAAACCGGGATCCGCCGCCCCCGCCCGCCCCTGCTGTACAAGGGCCCGAAAGCGCCCCGGGATGCGACCGGATTCGCACCTGATCGCCGGGCTGGATCCGTCACCGGGGTCCGGATCCAGATCGGATCCGGATCCGAGACCGGCACCGAGACCTGGCTCCGAGACCGGCTCCGACACCGGGCCGACACTGCCCGACACCGGCTCCGACACCGGCTCCGACACGGCTCCGACACCGGCTCGCACCGGCTCCGACACCGGCTCCGGGCCACTGGTCCGGCCGCGAAGACCCGGCTCCGACACCGGCTCCGACCCGGCTCCGACACCGGCTTCGACACTGGCTCCGACACGGGGGCGCCGACGCGAGGCCGCTCCGCGCCGGCTCCGAGGCCGGCTCCGACACCGGCCCGACGCCGAGGCCGGCCCGACGAGATAGGCTCCGCGCCGGGCCGGCTCCAACGCCGGGGCTGACCCTGTGGTGGATCAGGCCTCGGCGGGCGCTTCGGCCTCGTGCGTCGTCTGTCCAGTCGTCGACGTCGGCGTTGATGGCGTCGAGGTCGTCGTCCTCGTCCTCCTCGACGTCCGGCGGAGGCGCGTGGCCGCGGCCTTGGCCGCGTCCTCTCTTGGTCTGCACGGCCGCGAGCTGGTCGCTTGCGGATCTCCTCAGGCGCGGCGGACCACGTTGGCAGCTTGGGCGCGATGATCGCGATCATGCGCCGGCCTTCCCCGTTCGGGATGACCCTCGACGCCGGCCAGATCGGCGTGGCCGCGACCACGCGGTCGAGCGCGTTCTTGCCGGTCTGCGGGTGCGTGATCTCGCGGCCGCGGAACACGACCGCCAGGCGGACCTTGTTGCCCGCCTCGAGGTAGCGCCGGACATGCTTCACCCTGAAGTCCATGTCGTGCCCTCGGTCTTCGGACGGAACTTGATCTCTTGATCTCGACCGTCGAGGCGTGCTTTGGCTTCTGCTTCTTTTCTGGCCTGCTCGTACTTGTACCCGCCGGCGGGTCCATGATCCGGCACACCGGCAGGGAACGCGCGGGGCGAGATCTCGACGAGGTCGAGGCCCTTCTCCTCCGCGAGGCGCACGGCCTCGTGGGGGCAGCACCCGGAGCTGCTCGCCACCGTCTTCGACGATGACGCGGACCTCGGGCACGCGGATGCGGTGATTGATGCGCAGGCCGCCCTGGGGGCGGCGGCGGTCGTCACGACCCGGGGGGTCGGCCGTTCACGGAGAAACACCTGCAAACGTCATCGGAATCTTCTTGGAGGCGTTGGACCGCGGACGCGGCGCACCGGTTCTACCGCAACTCGCCGGGCGTTTGTCTAGCCCGGATCACGATCGACCCGCGATCACGCCGCGGTGGGGCCGGCAGCCCCACGGGGATGGCGGCGGCGGCCGGAGGTGCTCGATGAAGGCGTCGATGGCCATGGCCGGTAGCTGGGCGCCCTCCGCGGGTCCGCACCGCCACCGCCGGGCCTCGACCTCCTGTCGCCGCACACGAGCATGAACGGCACCTTCTCGAGCTGCGCCTGCCGGATCTTCTGCTCCAGCTTCGCCGCCGGTGTGGGTGTCGACCCGAACCCGGCCGCGGTCAGCTGCGCCGCGACCTCGTCGCAGTACGCGGTCTGGCGGTCGCCGATCGAGATCAGCCGGGCCTGGATCGGGGCCAGCCACACCGGGAACGCGCCGGCGTAGTGCTCGGTCAGGATCGCGAAGAACCGCTCGACCGAGCCCATCAGTGCCCGGTGGACCATGACGATGGGTGCTTGGCGCCGTCGGCCCCGACGTACTGCAGATCGAGCGCTCCGGCAGGTTGCAGTCGACCTGCACCGTCGAGCACTGCCACTCGCGCCCCAGGCAGTCCAGAGCTTGAGGTCGATCTTCGGGCCGTAGAACGCGCCGCCGCCGGGGTCGACTCGTACGGCAGGCCCGAGGCCTTGAGCACGTCGAGCAAGGGCCGCCTCGGCGACGCGCCGCAGGTCGGGCTTGCCGACGGAGTCCTGGGCTGGGTCGCCAGGTACAGCTTCCACTCGGTGGCTCGAACGTCCG encodes:
- a CDS encoding translation initiation factor IF-3 C-terminal domain-containing protein, with translation MDFRVKHVRRYLEAGNKVRLAVVFRGREITHPQTGKNALDRVVAATPIWPASRVIPNGEGRRMIAIIAPKLPTWSAAPEEIRKRPARGRADQERTRPRPRPRASAGRRGGRGRRPRRHQRRRRRLDRRRTRPKRPPRPDPPQGQPRRWSRPGAEPISSGRPRRRAGVGAGLGAGAERPRVGAPVSEPVSKPVSEPGRSRCRSRVFAAGPVARSRCRSRCEPVSEPCRSRCRSRCRAVSARCRSRSRSQVSVPVSDPDPIWIRTPVTDPARRSGANPVASRGAFGPLYSRGGRGRRIPVLTTQETCQPRAVRA